Proteins found in one Mangifera indica cultivar Alphonso chromosome 15, CATAS_Mindica_2.1, whole genome shotgun sequence genomic segment:
- the LOC123198393 gene encoding ankyrin repeat domain-containing protein EMB506, chloroplastic isoform X1: MESTAAKNCFLHRLAGVVAVTMPAPSVGFFGTKMSKVSGSIRKRNVGLSVSGGNFINMRSFVVGSNQVASLQSQMGFWEEPDDGSDSDEEEEDEEMEENDLDFESDWEEERSGVGAAIRADVSATNQYEEELVKEVEQLLTPEQRELLQQNTTPNLGKITTGKWSLLHTFALSGQIHFMDKLLDNGFDIDTVDKDGLTALHKAIIGKKEAVISHLLRKGASPHVKDQDGATPLHYAVQVGAVQTVKLLIKYEVDVNVADNEGWTPLHIAIQSRNRDIAKVLLINGADKTRKTMDGKTALDMSLCYGKTFKSYDLAKLLKILPLERDL; the protein is encoded by the exons ATGGAAAGCACAGCTGCAAAGAATTGTTTTTTACATAGGTTAGCTGGAGTTGTTGCTGTTACCATGCCTGCTCCAAGTGTTGGCTTCTTTGGGACCAAAATGAGCAAGGTTTCGGGGAGTATAAGAAAACGAAATGTTGGGTTGTCAGTGAGTGGgggaaattttataaatatgagatcTTTTGTTGTGGGGTCAAACCAAGTTGCTTCCTTGCAGAGTCAAATGGGTTTTTGGGAGGAGCCTGATGATGGGAGTGATAGCGATGAGGAAGAGGAGGAtgaagaaatggaagaaaatgattTGGATTTTGAGAGTGATTGGGAGGAAGAGAGAAGTGGTGTTGGTGCTGCTATTAGGGCTGATGTGTCTGCAACAAATCAATATGAAGAGGAACTTGTGAAAG AGGTTGAACAACTTTTGACACCAGAACAAAGAGAACTTTTGCAACAAAACACCACTCCTAACCTGGGAAAAATTACAACt GGAAAATGGAGTCTGTTGCATACATTTGCACTATCAGGGCAGATACATTTTATGGACAAGCTACTTGACAATGGCTTCGATATTGATACTGTAGACAAG GATGGTCTCACTGCTCTTCATAAAGCAATTATTGGTAAAAAGGAGGCTGTAATTAGTCATCTTTTAAGGAAAGGTGCTAGCCCACATGTGAAAGATCAG GACGGTGCTACTCCCCTTCATTATGCAGTTCAGGTTGGTGCCGTGCAAACTGTGAAGTTATTGATCAAGTATGAGGTTGATGTCAATGTTGCAGATAAT GAGGGATGGACTCCGTTGCACATTGCCATACAAAGTAGGAACAGAGACATAGCAAAAGTATTGTTGATCAATGGTGCTGATAAGACGAGAAAAACCATG GATGGGAAGACAGCTCTGGACATGAGCTTATGTTATGGGAAGACCTTCAAGTCTTATGACCTTGCCAAACTACTAAAAATCTTACCACTTGAGAGAGACCTATAG
- the LOC123198393 gene encoding ankyrin repeat domain-containing protein EMB506, chloroplastic isoform X2 translates to MESTAAKNCFLHRLAGVVAVTMPAPSVGFFGTKMSKVSGSIRKRNVGLSVSGGNFINMRSFVVGSNQVASLQSQMGFWEEPDDGSDSDEEEEDEEMEENDLDFESDWEEERSGVGAAIRADVSATNQYEEELVKEVEQLLTPEQRELLQQNTTPNLGKITTGKWSLLHTFALSGQIHFMDKLLDNGFDIDTVDKDGLTALHKAIIGKKEAVISHLLRKGASPHVKDQVGAVQTVKLLIKYEVDVNVADNEGWTPLHIAIQSRNRDIAKVLLINGADKTRKTMDGKTALDMSLCYGKTFKSYDLAKLLKILPLERDL, encoded by the exons ATGGAAAGCACAGCTGCAAAGAATTGTTTTTTACATAGGTTAGCTGGAGTTGTTGCTGTTACCATGCCTGCTCCAAGTGTTGGCTTCTTTGGGACCAAAATGAGCAAGGTTTCGGGGAGTATAAGAAAACGAAATGTTGGGTTGTCAGTGAGTGGgggaaattttataaatatgagatcTTTTGTTGTGGGGTCAAACCAAGTTGCTTCCTTGCAGAGTCAAATGGGTTTTTGGGAGGAGCCTGATGATGGGAGTGATAGCGATGAGGAAGAGGAGGAtgaagaaatggaagaaaatgattTGGATTTTGAGAGTGATTGGGAGGAAGAGAGAAGTGGTGTTGGTGCTGCTATTAGGGCTGATGTGTCTGCAACAAATCAATATGAAGAGGAACTTGTGAAAG AGGTTGAACAACTTTTGACACCAGAACAAAGAGAACTTTTGCAACAAAACACCACTCCTAACCTGGGAAAAATTACAACt GGAAAATGGAGTCTGTTGCATACATTTGCACTATCAGGGCAGATACATTTTATGGACAAGCTACTTGACAATGGCTTCGATATTGATACTGTAGACAAG GATGGTCTCACTGCTCTTCATAAAGCAATTATTGGTAAAAAGGAGGCTGTAATTAGTCATCTTTTAAGGAAAGGTGCTAGCCCACATGTGAAAGATCAG GTTGGTGCCGTGCAAACTGTGAAGTTATTGATCAAGTATGAGGTTGATGTCAATGTTGCAGATAAT GAGGGATGGACTCCGTTGCACATTGCCATACAAAGTAGGAACAGAGACATAGCAAAAGTATTGTTGATCAATGGTGCTGATAAGACGAGAAAAACCATG GATGGGAAGACAGCTCTGGACATGAGCTTATGTTATGGGAAGACCTTCAAGTCTTATGACCTTGCCAAACTACTAAAAATCTTACCACTTGAGAGAGACCTATAG